DNA from candidate division KSB1 bacterium:
GTATTAATTTTTTCCGTGGTAGTTCATGAATGTGCCCATGGCATTGCTGCGGAACGAGCCGGTGATCCGACTGCAAGAATGCTTGGCCGGATTACTTTAAATCCAATTAAACATATCGATCTGGTCGGATCGATCATCGTCCCTGGATTCCTAATCCTCACAGGTTCCTCTTTTTTTATTGCTTGGGCCAAACCGGTTCCGGTTAATCCGGCTTATTTTAAAAACAGGCGCCAGGATGAAATTAAAGTGTCCTTTGCCGGCCCGCTTTCCAACTTGATCCTCTCGGTTATTTTCTTAGTGTTAAGTTTACTGTGGATCACTGGTTTTGGCGTTACCGATCTTAATAATAAATTTCTTTATGTTTTTCGCATGGGGATGTTTATTAACCTGTTGCTTGCATTTTTTAACTTGCTGCCCATTCCGCCCTTGGAT
Protein-coding regions in this window:
- a CDS encoding site-2 protease family protein, with the protein product MIDQILFLFPVLIFSVVVHECAHGIAAERAGDPTARMLGRITLNPIKHIDLVGSIIVPGFLILTGSSFFIAWAKPVPVNPAYFKNRRQDEIKVSFAGPLSNLILSVIFLVLSLLWITGFGVTDLNNKFLYVFRMGMFINLLLAFFNLLPIPPLDGSHILENVLPPEFAKIMAKIRPYGFYILIILMMTGFFRVIFIPVRIIFGYYQGIIQSFL